CTTCATCTctgtaatgccactttcaagTCCTGCAGGGCAGAGTGAGAATCGTACAGAATATTTCAGCCCTTCAGTACATCGAGGTAGGACGGGGAAAGCGAAGTGTTGCCGTTAGAGTAAGCGCACGCAGACAAGATAGAAGGGCCACCACCCCActtataaaactattgaatggtcccataGTGTGACAACAGTGGGGTCAAAGCCGACCATGATTCTGGTGGGATGGGCAGACACAGGGACCTCGAGAGCCGGAAGTGGACACTGCAGAgtcagggtcttgacccaaacatcgactgttctgCCCCAACAGGTGCTGACTGAGCGTGAACCTTACCCAATGAGCTGTTGATTTTTCATGTTCTCACACAGCCAGTGGCGAGGCGAGGTGGCTGAGGGACTCCCAGGCTGGACCGACGCAGAACGGACAGCTGTCCAACATGAGCTCAGCGATGTGCTGCTGTACCTGGTCGAGCTGTCGGACAAGTGTGGTGTGGACCTTCCGAAGGCCGTGCTTGAGAAACTGGAGCTGAACCGACAAAAATATCCTGCTGCCCTCGTCCGGGGTTCTGCCCGCAAGTACACGGAGTACAGTAGCTAGGGGAGATGACAGCAGAAGGGAGGTGACTCCCTCaacccctctctctcagggagagatctgtacatgaccagtgtctctcagtccctctctctcagggggagatctgtacactgaccggtgtctctctgtccctctctctcagggggagatctgtacactgaccggtgtctctcagtccctctctctcagggggagatctgtacactgaccggtgtctctctgtccctctctctcagggggagatctgtacactgaccggtgtctctcagtccctctctcccaggggaagatctgtacactgaccggtgtctctctgtccctctctctcagggagagatctgtacatgaccagtgtctctcagtccctctctctcagggggagatctgta
This genomic window from Hypanus sabinus isolate sHypSab1 unplaced genomic scaffold, sHypSab1.hap1 scaffold_1967, whole genome shotgun sequence contains:
- the dctpp1 gene encoding glutamyl-tRNA(Gln) amidotransferase subunit B, mitochondrial, whose protein sequence is MADTKNAEEAGVERSGGGPVPRQGTSRFSDAPSLEEIRKLQAQFTDERDWDQFHQPRNLLLALVGEVGELAELFQWRGEVAEGLPGWTDAERTAVQHELSDVLLYLVELSDKCGVDLPKAVLEKLELNRQKYPAALVRGSARKYTEYSS